A genomic stretch from Microtus pennsylvanicus isolate mMicPen1 chromosome 11, mMicPen1.hap1, whole genome shotgun sequence includes:
- the Gcgr gene encoding glucagon receptor isoform X2, giving the protein MPCTPLHSPHLLLLLLSCLPKAPSAQVMDFLFEKWKLYGDQCHHNLSLLPPPTELVCNRTFDKYSCWPDTPPNTTANISCPWYLPWYHKVQHRLVFKRCGPDGQWVRGPRGQPWRNASQCQMDDEEIEVQKEVAKMYSSYQVMYTVGYSLSLGALLLALVILLGLRKMHCTRNYIHGNLFASFVLKAGSVLVVDWLLKTRYSQKIGDDLSVSVWLSDGAVAGCRVATVITQYGIIANYCWLLVEGVYLYSLLSLATFQEKSFFSLYLGIGWGAPLLFVIPWVVVKCLFENVQCWTSNDNMGFWWILRFPVFLAILINFFIFVRIIHLLVAKLRDRQMHYADYKFRLARSTLTLIPLLGVHEVVFAFVTDEHAQGALRSTKLFFDLFFSSFQGLLVAVLYCFLNKEVQAELLLRWRRWREGKALKEEQMASCRGNHSAPAGSSHGEPGEKLQLVTAGSCNGTKPSVETSITSSLSGLTDSPT; this is encoded by the exons ATGCCTTGCACCCCGCTCCACAGTCcccacctgctgctcctgctgctgtcaTGTCTG CCGAAAGCACCCTCGGCTCAGGTGATGGACTTCTTGTTCGAGAAGTGGAAGCTTTATGGTGATCAGTGCCACCACAACCTGAGCCTGCTGCCCCCACCTACGG AGCTGGTTTGTAACAGAACTTTCGACAAGTACTCCTGTTGGCCTGACACCCCACCCAATACCACAGCTAACATCTCCTGCCCCTGGTACCTACCTTGGTACCACAAAG TGCAGCATCGCCTGGTGTTCAAGAGGTGCGGGCCTGACGGGCAGTGGGTGCGAGGGCCGCGGGGGCAGCCATGGCGCAACGCCTCCCAGTGCCAGATGGACGACGAAGAGATCGAGGTCCAG AAGGAAGTGGCCAAGATGTATAGCAGCTACCAGGTGATGTACACTGTGGGCTACAGTCTGTCCCTGGGGGCCCTGCTCCTTGCCCTGGTCATCCTGCTGGGCCTCAG GAAGATGCACTGCACCCGGAACTATATCCACGGGAACCTGTTTGCGTCCTTTGTGCTCAAGGCCGGCTCTGTGCTGGTCGTAGACTGGCTGCTCAAGACACGCTACAGCCAGAAGATTGGAGATGACCTTAGCGTGAGCGTCTGGCTCAGCGATGGG GCGGTGGCTGGCTGCCGAGTGGCCACGGTGATCACGCAGTACGGCATCATCGCCAACTATTGCTGGCTGCTGGTGGAGGGTGTGTACCTGTACAGCCTGCTGAGCCTTGCCACCTTCCAAGAGAAGAGCTTCTTTTCCCTCTACCTGGGCATTGGCTGGG GGGCGCCCCTGCTGTTTGTCATCCCCTGGGTGGTGGTCAAATGTCTGTTTGAGAATGTCCA GTGCTGGACCAGCAATGACAACATGGGTTTCTGGTGGATCTTGCGGTTCCCTGTCTTCCTGGCCATATTG ATCAATTTCTTCATCTTTGTGCGCATCATTCACCTTCTTGTGGCCAAGCTGCGTGACCGGCAGATGCACTATGCTGACTACAAATTCCG GCTAGCCAGGTCCACGCTGACCCTCATCCCTCTGCTGGGGGTCCATGAGGTGGTCTTTGCCTTTGTGACTGACGAGCACGCCCAGGGCGCCCTCCGTTCCACCAAGCTCTTTTTCGACCTCTTCTTCAGTTCTTTCCAG GGTCTGCTGGTGGCTGTCCTCTACTGTTTCCTCAACAAGGAG GTGCAGGCAGAGCTACTGCTGCGTTGGAGGCGATGGCGAGAAGGCAAAGCCCTTAAGGAGGAACAGATGGCTAGCTGCCGTGGCAACCACTCGGCCCCAGCAGGGTCTAGTCACGGTGAACCTGGTGAGAAACTTCAGCTCGTGACTGCAGGCAGCTGCAACGGGACTAAACCCTCTGTGGAGACCTCCATCACCAGCAGTCTCTCAGGGCTGACTGACAGCCCCACCTGA
- the Mcrip1 gene encoding mapk-regulated corepressor-interacting protein 1 isoform X1, which yields MTSSPVSRVVYNGKRNSSPRSPTNSSEIFTPAHEENVRFIYEAWQGVERDLRSQLSGGERGLVEEYVEKVPNPSLKTFKPIDLSDLKRRNTQDAKKS from the exons ATGACCAG CTCGCCTGTCTCCAGAGTCGTCTACAACGGCAAGAGGAACAGCAGTCCCCGCTCCCCCACCAACAGCAGCGAGATCTTCACGCCGGCACACGAGGAGAATGTGCGCTTCATTTATGAAG CCTGGCAGGGTGTTGAACGAGACCTGCGCAGCCAGCTGTCTGGTGGAGAGCGGGGCCTAGTGGAGGAGTATGTGGAGAAGGTTCCCAACCCCAGCCTGAAGA CCTTCAAGCCCATTGACCTGAGTGACCTGAAGCGCAGGAACACGCAGGATGCCAAGAAGTCCTAG
- the Ppp1r27 gene encoding protein phosphatase 1 regulatory subunit 27, whose product MPSRTARYARYSPRQRRRRLLADRSVRFPNDVLFLDHIRQGDLEQVGRFIRARKVSLDTIHPSGLAALHEAVLSGNLDCVKLLVKYGADIHQRDETGWTPLHIACSDGYPDIARYLISLGADRDAANDDGDLPSDLIDPDFKDLVELFKGTSMD is encoded by the exons ATGCCCAGCAGAACTGCCCGCTATGCTCGCTACAGCCCTAgacagcggcggcggcggctgttGGCTGATCGCAGCGTGCGTTTCCCTAATGATGTTCTCTTCTTGGACCACATCCGTCAAGGCGACCTGGAGCAGGTGGGACGCTTTATCCGGGCTCGCAAAGTCTCCTTGGACACTATCCACCCCTCAG GCCTGGCCGCTCTGCATGAAGCTGTGCTCTCTGGAAACCTGGACTGTGTAAAGTTGCTGGTCAAATATGGTGCGGACATTCACCAGCGAGATGAGACTGGCTGGACACCTCTGCATATCGCTTGCAGCGATGGGTACCCTGACATAGCCAG GTATCTCATCTCTTTGGGAGCAGACAGGGATGCAGCCAACGATGATGGCGATCTGCCCTCCGACCTTATTGACCCAGACTTCAAGGACTTGGTGGAACTCTTCAAAGGAACCAGCATGGACTGA
- the Mcrip1 gene encoding mapk-regulated corepressor-interacting protein 1 isoform X2, producing the protein MTSSPVSRVVYNGKRNSSPRSPTNSSEIFTPAHEENVRFIYEAFKPIDLSDLKRRNTQDAKKS; encoded by the exons ATGACCAG CTCGCCTGTCTCCAGAGTCGTCTACAACGGCAAGAGGAACAGCAGTCCCCGCTCCCCCACCAACAGCAGCGAGATCTTCACGCCGGCACACGAGGAGAATGTGCGCTTCATTTATGAAG CCTTCAAGCCCATTGACCTGAGTGACCTGAAGCGCAGGAACACGCAGGATGCCAAGAAGTCCTAG
- the Gcgr gene encoding glucagon receptor isoform X1 → MPCTPLHSPHLLLLLLSCLPKAPSAQVMDFLFEKWKLYGDQCHHNLSLLPPPTELVCNRTFDKYSCWPDTPPNTTANISCPWYLPWYHKVQHRLVFKRCGPDGQWVRGPRGQPWRNASQCQMDDEEIEVQKEVAKMYSSYQVMYTVGYSLSLGALLLALVILLGLRKMHCTRNYIHGNLFASFVLKAGSVLVVDWLLKTRYSQKIGDDLSVSVWLSDGAVAGCRVATVITQYGIIANYCWLLVEGVYLYSLLSLATFQEKSFFSLYLGIGWAAVPTGAPLLFVIPWVVVKCLFENVQCWTSNDNMGFWWILRFPVFLAILINFFIFVRIIHLLVAKLRDRQMHYADYKFRLARSTLTLIPLLGVHEVVFAFVTDEHAQGALRSTKLFFDLFFSSFQGLLVAVLYCFLNKEVQAELLLRWRRWREGKALKEEQMASCRGNHSAPAGSSHGEPGEKLQLVTAGSCNGTKPSVETSITSSLSGLTDSPT, encoded by the exons ATGCCTTGCACCCCGCTCCACAGTCcccacctgctgctcctgctgctgtcaTGTCTG CCGAAAGCACCCTCGGCTCAGGTGATGGACTTCTTGTTCGAGAAGTGGAAGCTTTATGGTGATCAGTGCCACCACAACCTGAGCCTGCTGCCCCCACCTACGG AGCTGGTTTGTAACAGAACTTTCGACAAGTACTCCTGTTGGCCTGACACCCCACCCAATACCACAGCTAACATCTCCTGCCCCTGGTACCTACCTTGGTACCACAAAG TGCAGCATCGCCTGGTGTTCAAGAGGTGCGGGCCTGACGGGCAGTGGGTGCGAGGGCCGCGGGGGCAGCCATGGCGCAACGCCTCCCAGTGCCAGATGGACGACGAAGAGATCGAGGTCCAG AAGGAAGTGGCCAAGATGTATAGCAGCTACCAGGTGATGTACACTGTGGGCTACAGTCTGTCCCTGGGGGCCCTGCTCCTTGCCCTGGTCATCCTGCTGGGCCTCAG GAAGATGCACTGCACCCGGAACTATATCCACGGGAACCTGTTTGCGTCCTTTGTGCTCAAGGCCGGCTCTGTGCTGGTCGTAGACTGGCTGCTCAAGACACGCTACAGCCAGAAGATTGGAGATGACCTTAGCGTGAGCGTCTGGCTCAGCGATGGG GCGGTGGCTGGCTGCCGAGTGGCCACGGTGATCACGCAGTACGGCATCATCGCCAACTATTGCTGGCTGCTGGTGGAGGGTGTGTACCTGTACAGCCTGCTGAGCCTTGCCACCTTCCAAGAGAAGAGCTTCTTTTCCCTCTACCTGGGCATTGGCTGGG CTGCTGTTCCCACAGGGGCGCCCCTGCTGTTTGTCATCCCCTGGGTGGTGGTCAAATGTCTGTTTGAGAATGTCCA GTGCTGGACCAGCAATGACAACATGGGTTTCTGGTGGATCTTGCGGTTCCCTGTCTTCCTGGCCATATTG ATCAATTTCTTCATCTTTGTGCGCATCATTCACCTTCTTGTGGCCAAGCTGCGTGACCGGCAGATGCACTATGCTGACTACAAATTCCG GCTAGCCAGGTCCACGCTGACCCTCATCCCTCTGCTGGGGGTCCATGAGGTGGTCTTTGCCTTTGTGACTGACGAGCACGCCCAGGGCGCCCTCCGTTCCACCAAGCTCTTTTTCGACCTCTTCTTCAGTTCTTTCCAG GGTCTGCTGGTGGCTGTCCTCTACTGTTTCCTCAACAAGGAG GTGCAGGCAGAGCTACTGCTGCGTTGGAGGCGATGGCGAGAAGGCAAAGCCCTTAAGGAGGAACAGATGGCTAGCTGCCGTGGCAACCACTCGGCCCCAGCAGGGTCTAGTCACGGTGAACCTGGTGAGAAACTTCAGCTCGTGACTGCAGGCAGCTGCAACGGGACTAAACCCTCTGTGGAGACCTCCATCACCAGCAGTCTCTCAGGGCTGACTGACAGCCCCACCTGA